A window of Halogeometricum sp. S1BR25-6 genomic DNA:
GGGAGTCCGTCGCCGGTGACGCACACGCATCGCACGCGAGCGAAAACGCGGACGTCGCAGTGAGGGCGCCTCTCGAAGCGTTCGGCGCCGAGCGGTGGGACGGCGTCGACGCCGACCCGCCGATGGAGCGAATCGTCGTCGACACCGACGCTGGAGGAGACGACGAAGTGGGCGTCACCGTCGAGGGGCGACTCGAAGACGCGAGCGTCGACTCCGTGGTTGCGCTCGTCGCGGAGGACTACTGCGCCGACAGAATAGTGGTCGACGACCCGTCGTCGTCCGAGGACGCGGCGAGCGTCTCCTTCGAGGGCGGCTTCGACGAACGGACCGGACTGCTCGGAGAGGTGGCCGGTTCAGACGCCGACTTCGACCATCTCGCCTTCGACCCCGAGCGAGGGGACGGAGACGATATCGGATTCTCGCTGCACGGTCGGTTCGACGATGCGGGGGTCGGCGGAGACGGTGACTCCGTCCCCGACAGCCGCATCGTCATCGAACCCGAAGGCGAGTGAGCGACGTTCCCGTTATCTGACCCGTCTTCGAGCGGCCACCATCGCGTGGACGACGCGACCGCTCCGCGCTGCATCCCGTACCGTTCCGCGACCGCTCTCGCACCGAGACCATCGCGGAGCCGAGCGTCTCCGATCTGACTCCGCGAGGAAACGCTCCGCTCTTCACGTACTACGTTCGGAGAATGCTCCGGCAGGGATTCGAACCCTGGTCATCACCGTGAGAGGGTGATATGATTGGCCGGACTACACCACCAGAGCGCATCCTACCGTATCGCTCCGACGAATAAAACCGTTCCGTTTCGGGACGGGTGTGGCGTGCGGTGGCGCATCGTCGCGCCGCCCTCGTCGGGGTGTACGGACGACCTACGCCGCCCGGTCGCCGCCGCGGTAGACGGCGTCGGCGTCGCGCCACGCCGTCGCGTCCTCGTTCGGGTCGGCGTCGAGAACGAGGAGGTCCGCGCGGTACCCCTCCGCGACGCGGCCCGCTTCGACGCCGAGCAGTTCCGCGACGGTGGCGGTGGCCGCTTCGAGCGCCTCCGCGGGGGTGAGACCGTACTCGACCAGCAGTTCCATCTCGCGGAGGGCGTTCTCGCCGTGGAAATTGAACGGCGTCCCCGCGTCGGTGCCCATCGCTATCTTCACGCCGGCGTCGAGGGCGTGCTCCCACGCGCGCTCGAAGCGCTCCTGTGCGTCCTCGGCCTTCTCCACCGCCTCGTCGGGGATGCCCGCCTCGACGCCGTTCTCGACGATACCCTCCAGGGCGCTGGCCGTCGGCACCCAGTACGTTCCCTCGCGGGCCATCAGGTCCGCCGTCTCCCTGTCCATGAACGTCCCGTGCTCGACGCTCGTGATTCCGGCGCGGACGGCGTTCTCGATGCCATCTTTCCCGTGGGCGTGCGCGGCGGTCGGAACGCCCGTCGCCGACGCCGCGTCGACGAGGGCGGCGAGTTCGTCCTCGGCGAGTTCCGGCGCGCCCGTGACCGCGCCCTCGGTGAGGACGCCGCCGGTGGCCATACATTTCACGACGCCCGCGCCGCGCTTCAGTTGCTCGCGAACCGCCTTTCGGACCTCGTCGGGACCGTCGGCCTCGCGACCGAACCAGTGACCGTGCCCGCCGGTCATCACGACGTTCCGCCCGCAGGCGACGACGCGCGGGCCGGAGAGCACGCCCGCCTCGACCGCCCGGCCGGCGTCGAGGGCCAGCGTCCCCGGCGCGCCGAGGTCCCGAACCATCGTCACGCCCGCTTCCACGGTCGCACGAAGGTTCGCGGCGGCGCGATAGCTCAGCATCTCTCGGCTCTCGGCGTCGACCGTCGCCACGTCCGGCCGGCCGTCCATCATCAGGTGGACGTGCGAGTCGATCAGTCCCGGTGCGAGCACCTTGCCCGCGGCGTCCACCGTCTCGGTTTCGCCCTCGTCCTCACTGCCGTCGGCCGAATCGGCCGCGTCCGTCCCCACCGCGACGATGGTTCCCGCGTCGGTATCGACGACCACGTCCGCCCGTCGCGTCCCGTCGGCGTCGGCCACGCGCCCGCCGACGAAGACGAGTCTGTCTGCGTCCATGCCGCGTCGGTTTTGCGCCCCCCGGCCTAAGCGTCCGGGTAGCGGTACCCTACGACGTCGGCGGGTGGCGGAGTCGAACGAGAAGACACGGGGAGGCTCAGTCGTCCGTCGGGCGCGAGTCGCCGACGCGAACCTCGTCGCCGACGGCGAGCGTCTCACCCCACGAGGACGCCGCGACGCGCGTGTTCACCATGAGGCGGAAGTCGTGGTCGAACCAATCGCCGTCGGACTCCGTCCGACGAGACCCGGAGCGTCGCTCCGGGACGCCGCCGGACCACGCGGGCATCGTCTCGCGCCGACGCCGGACGAACGTCTCGCGGAACCCGTCGTACGCCGCGCCCGTGTCGGGGTCGCGCGAGGGGACGACGCAGCGCTGACACGGGTTGACGCCCGCGAACTCGACGTCGCCGATTCGGAAGTCGACGACGCGGCCCCGTCGGTCGAACAGGCGGTCCTCCCAGAACGCCGGCAGGTCGCCGTCGAGACCGCCGAGTTCGACGTTCGCGCGCAGGCGTCGGCGCATCTCCTTGACGCTGATACCGTCGAACCACGAGGCGACTTCGCGAAGCGTCGCGGTGCTGACGACCGTCGGGCCCGACGCCTCGGTGTCGTCCGGAAAGCCGCCGTCGCGGTTCCGCCGGAGCGACACCTCGTAGCCGACGTGTTCGGAGAGCAAGCCGGTCAGCCTCCCCCTGTCGCCGTCGTCGTCCACGTCGAACCGTTCGGTTTCCCGGTCGGGAAGTGTCACTCCCAGCGTCCGCGTCTCGGGGTCGAACTCGGTTCCGACGCGGTGAATCGAGCGCTCCCGCTTGCCGTTGACGTACTCGCCCGCAGAATCGAACAGCGCGAACTCCCGGTCGCCGTCGAGGCCGCCGTTGCGGACCACGCGCACCGACTCGCGGTCGCACCCGTCGAGTGATTTCACCGGAAACGTCGTGAGGCGCCGGACGACGGCCGTCGGGGCGTCGTCTGGGTCGAAGCGAGTTCCCGACGTCCGTTCGGTCCGGTCGTCCGTCATCGCGCCTTACTGGGCTTCGTCGGAGTCGTCCGTTCCGGGGACGTGTTCGGAGAGCACTTCGTCTATCTCGTCCTCGTCGACGTCGCGGTAACCCTCCGAGGAAAGCGTGACGGCGCTCACGTCCGGTGATTCGAGTTCGTCGTCGGTGACGAGGAGGCCGCGGACGGCGAGGTCGACGCCGTCGGACAGCGACAGTTCCTCGGTCCACTCCTCTTCGAGGAACTCCTGGATGTCGTTGCGCTTCGCGCCGATGGCGACCGCCTTCCACTCCTGCGGCGCCCCGGAGGGGTCCGTCTGGAACAGACGCGGTTGGGCGTCCTCGCCCTCGCCGTCCATCCCGCCGATGAGGAGGGAGGCGCCGAACGGGCGGGTGCCGCCGCGCTGGGTGGTCTCCTGAATCATGTCGGAGAGCGACGTGGTCAGCGTCTCCACGCCGATGGGTTCGCCGTAGCGAAGGTGGTTCACCTGCGCCTCCTGCCGAGCGTCGTCGACGAGTTGCCGGGCGTCGGCGACGTGTCCCGCCGTGGCGGCGCCGAGGTAGCTATCCAGTTTGTGTATCTTCTCGATGCTCTCGGCCTCCATGAGCGACGAACTCGTCCGGCGCTGTGCGGCGAGGACGACGCCGTCGGCGGTCCGGATACCGAGGCTCGGCGCGCCTCGTTTGACCGCCTCGCGGGCGTACTCGACCTGATAGATACGGCCGTCGGGGGAGAACAGCGACGTACCTCGGTCGTACGCCTGCTGGTCGTTCCGATTCATGCCCCCATATCCGACCCCCGGAGGTATAAAAGCACCACCGAGGGCCGATAGTACCGCATCCCGGTAACGTATTTACGTGCACCGCGCGAGCCACGGGCCGGACGTCGCGCGGGCGGCCGGTTCAGAGCGTCTCGACCGGCGCGTCGGGGGCGTTCTCCTTCACGCTCCGAATTCCCTGTCTGGCCTTCTGTCTCGTGGCGTACCCCTCGCCGCTGTCGGCGAGGATGTTGCCGTTGCGGTGGACGAGTCGCCAGCGGTACTTCTCCTCTTTGTCCTCGTAGAGTTCGAACGTGGCGGTCACGCTCTCCGGTTGGTGAGGCGGCGACAAAAAGCGTCGTTCCGGACGGACCGACGAAGGACGCACCCCAGAGCGTCCGTTCGCTCGGAGGCGGGACGACGGCTTCGACGACCCGAACGACGGTGTCGCACCGCGCAGACGAACCTTTTCTCCGTGGACGCCGTTCGGACCGACGTGTCCTACACCTCTCGAACCGTCGTCGCGGTGTTCGTCGTCGGCCTCCTCGTCGGCGGCGGTGCAGTCGCGTTCGTCCTGCCCGGGTCGGTGACGACGAGTCCGACGTCCTCGACGGGCGCCGCCACGGGGTGCGTCGCCGACCCGCCCGCCGGGCCGTCGTCGTACCTCGTCCGCGTCCCCGACGGCGACCTGACGACGTTCCTGTTCAACCGCACGTTCGCACACGAGTCGACGTCGCTCCAGATTCGCGGCACCGTCGAGACGCCCGAACCCGGCACGTACGTCTATCGCGTCACGACGACGCCGGATGCCGACTCCGAGAAGCCCGCTCCCGAGGACTGCACGCCGTTCACGCGGATGGACGGCGTCGCGTCCGTCCCGAGCGACTACGAGCGGTTCTCCGTCGTC
This region includes:
- a CDS encoding metal-dependent hydrolase family protein is translated as MDADRLVFVGGRVADADGTRRADVVVDTDAGTIVAVGTDAADSADGSEDEGETETVDAAGKVLAPGLIDSHVHLMMDGRPDVATVDAESREMLSYRAAANLRATVEAGVTMVRDLGAPGTLALDAGRAVEAGVLSGPRVVACGRNVVMTGGHGHWFGREADGPDEVRKAVREQLKRGAGVVKCMATGGVLTEGAVTGAPELAEDELAALVDAASATGVPTAAHAHGKDGIENAVRAGITSVEHGTFMDRETADLMAREGTYWVPTASALEGIVENGVEAGIPDEAVEKAEDAQERFERAWEHALDAGVKIAMGTDAGTPFNFHGENALREMELLVEYGLTPAEALEAATATVAELLGVEAGRVAEGYRADLLVLDADPNEDATAWRDADAVYRGGDRAA
- a CDS encoding MOSC domain-containing protein, translating into MTDDRTERTSGTRFDPDDAPTAVVRRLTTFPVKSLDGCDRESVRVVRNGGLDGDREFALFDSAGEYVNGKRERSIHRVGTEFDPETRTLGVTLPDRETERFDVDDDGDRGRLTGLLSEHVGYEVSLRRNRDGGFPDDTEASGPTVVSTATLREVASWFDGISVKEMRRRLRANVELGGLDGDLPAFWEDRLFDRRGRVVDFRIGDVEFAGVNPCQRCVVPSRDPDTGAAYDGFRETFVRRRRETMPAWSGGVPERRSGSRRTESDGDWFDHDFRLMVNTRVAASSWGETLAVGDEVRVGDSRPTDD
- the psmA gene encoding archaeal proteasome endopeptidase complex subunit alpha, producing MNRNDQQAYDRGTSLFSPDGRIYQVEYAREAVKRGAPSLGIRTADGVVLAAQRRTSSSLMEAESIEKIHKLDSYLGAATAGHVADARQLVDDARQEAQVNHLRYGEPIGVETLTTSLSDMIQETTQRGGTRPFGASLLIGGMDGEGEDAQPRLFQTDPSGAPQEWKAVAIGAKRNDIQEFLEEEWTEELSLSDGVDLAVRGLLVTDDELESPDVSAVTLSSEGYRDVDEDEIDEVLSEHVPGTDDSDEAQ
- a CDS encoding HVO_2922 family protein yields the protein MTATFELYEDKEEKYRWRLVHRNGNILADSGEGYATRQKARQGIRSVKENAPDAPVETL